Below is a window of Caldichromatium japonicum DNA.
ACAAAATCGTCTTCGCCTTGCCCGTCGCGGCTCGCACGTCCGCGTCCGCTGCCGCCGCCTTCCCCCTCCTCGGGCCGGCGGATGCGATCGCCCGATGCAAACTCCTTGTTACCTGGATGCACCAGGTCGCGCACCCCGCCCTTGCCGTGATGAAACACGGGTTCGGAAATGTCGCGCGCCGGGATGCTGACCTTTTCGCCAGCCTCGATCTCGGTGATGCTGCGCTTGTCAACCGCATCGGCCACCGCCCGCTTGAGCTGGTCGCGGTAACGCTTGAGAAAGCGCTGCCGGTTGACCGCGCTCTTGTTCTTGCCATTTAAACGCCGGTCGATGAAGTGTGACATGGCTGACTCACTAAACTGCTTCAGGATCTGGCTTGTGCGCCTCGGGGCAACTCAATGCGATTTGCGCACTCGCAGATACCATTCGGACAATAGACGCACCTGTTTGTGCGTATAGCCCTTCTCGACCATACGATCGACGAATTGCTCGTGTTTCTTCTTCTCCTCCGCCGAAGCCTTGGCATTGAACGAGACCACAGGCAGTAGATCCTCGGTATTGGAGAACATCTTTTTCTCGATCACCACCCGTAGCTTTTCATAGCTCGTCCAGCGCGGGTTGGCTCCGGCATTGTTTGCCCGAGCGCGCAGCACAAAGTTGACGATCTCATTGCGAAAGTCCTTGGGATTGGAGATCCCCGCCGGCTTTTCGATCTTTTCCAGCTCCTCGTTGAGCATAGCGCGGTTCATCATCTCGCCGGTGTCTGGATCGCGATACTCCTGATCCTGGATCCAGTAGTCGGCATAGGTGACATAGCGATCGAAGAGGTTTTGCCCATACTCCGAATAGGATTCGAGGTAGGCCGTTTGCAGCTCTTTGCCGATAAACTCAGCATAGCGCGGCGCGAGATATTGTTTAATGAAGCCCAGATAGCGCTCCTGGGTCTCGGAGGGAAGCTGCTCACGCATGATCTGGCGTTCGAGCACATAGAGCAGATGCACTGGATTTGCCGCGATCTCGCTATGATCGAAATTGAAGACCTGCGAGAGGATCTTGAAGGCAAAACGGGTCGAGATACCGGTCATGCCCTCATCCGGCCCAGCATAATCACGGTATTCTTGAACGGACTTGGCCTTGGGATCGGTATCCTTGAGATTCTCGCCGTTATAGACCCGCATCTTGGAATAGATGCTCGAGTTCTCCGGTTCCTTCAGCCGGGTTAGGACCGAGAATTGAGCCATCATCTCGAGAGTGCCAGGGGCGCAGGGCGCATTGGAAAGCGAGCTATTGCGCAAGAGCTTCTGATAGATCTTGACCTCCTCATCAACCCTTAGACAATAAGGCACCTTAACGATATAGACCCGGTCGAGAAACGCCTCGTTATTTTTATTATTGCGGAAGCTCTGCCATTCGGATTCATTAGAATGGGCCAGGATGATCCCCTGGAAAGGCAGTGCCGAAAGACCCTCGGTGCCGTTATAATTGCCTTCCTGGGTGGCAGTCAGCAGCGGATGCAAGACCTTGATCGGGGCTTTGAACATCTCGACGAACTCCATCAGCCCCTGATTGGCCCGGCATAAGGCCCCGGAATAGCTATAGGCATCGGGGTCGTTT
It encodes the following:
- a CDS encoding PrkA family serine protein kinase, translated to MSIFERYQSRYESSREEVMSLRDYLELCKTDPTAYASPAERLLLAIGEPELIDTRDDPRLSRIFQNKVIRRYPAFADFYGMEESIEQLVSYLRHAAQGLEEKKQILYLLGPVGGGKSSLAEKLKELMEQRPFYAIQGSPVFESPLGLFSPEEDGPILEDDYGIPRRYLRTIMSPWAVKRLQEYNGDITKFKVVKLYPSILEQIAIAKTEPGDENNQDISSLVGKVDIRKLEHFPQNDPDAYSYSGALCRANQGLMEFVEMFKAPIKVLHPLLTATQEGNYNGTEGLSALPFQGIILAHSNESEWQSFRNNKNNEAFLDRVYIVKVPYCLRVDEEVKIYQKLLRNSSLSNAPCAPGTLEMMAQFSVLTRLKEPENSSIYSKMRVYNGENLKDTDPKAKSVQEYRDYAGPDEGMTGISTRFAFKILSQVFNFDHSEIAANPVHLLYVLERQIMREQLPSETQERYLGFIKQYLAPRYAEFIGKELQTAYLESYSEYGQNLFDRYVTYADYWIQDQEYRDPDTGEMMNRAMLNEELEKIEKPAGISNPKDFRNEIVNFVLRARANNAGANPRWTSYEKLRVVIEKKMFSNTEDLLPVVSFNAKASAEEKKKHEQFVDRMVEKGYTHKQVRLLSEWYLRVRKSH